The following coding sequences are from one Eptesicus fuscus isolate TK198812 chromosome 7, DD_ASM_mEF_20220401, whole genome shotgun sequence window:
- the LAG3 gene encoding lymphocyte activation gene 3 protein, translated as MGEAQFLVLVLLPLLWVAPVEAPGPRTKVREVWAQEGAAARLPCSPTIPLQDLSLRIGGVTWQHLPDSPPPARSAPYTVLRLAPGGLRSGRPPLQPRVQLEERGLQRGDFSLWLRPAQRADAGQYHATVNLRDRDRALTCRLHLRVGQASMTASPGGPLRTSDWVVLNCSFSRPDFPASVQWFRGPGRVPVHKSPHHHLDGSFLFLPRVSRVDSGLWGCILTYGDGFSVSSTYSLTVLDPEPPVPLTVYAGAGSRVELPCHLPPGVGTPSSLTAKWAPPGGGPDLLVAGDNGNFTLRLEAVSLAQAGTYTCRIHLQGQQLITTVTLAVITVTPQSFGLPGNLRKLLCEVTPASGQERFVWSPRDKSARGSPGPLLEVQEASLLSQPWQCHLYQGDRLLGTAVYFTERPGSGAQRSERAPGSLKTGHLSLLIALGVLLLLLVATGAFSFHLWRRPWRPRRFSALEHGIHPPQPQSKIGDLEQEPEPELEPELEPEPEPEPELEPEPEPQPEQP; from the exons ATGGGGGAAGCCCAGTTCCTGGTCTTGGTGCTTCTGCCCTTGCTGTGGGTGGCTCCAG tGGAGGCCCCAGGGCCCCGGACCAAGGTCCGGGAGGTGTGGGCCCAGGAGGGGGCTGCTGCCCggctcccctgcagccccacaATCCCGCTCCAGGATCTCAGCCTTCGAATAGGAGGGGTTACTTGGCAGCATCTACCAGACAG cccgcccccagcccggagCGCCCCCTACACGGTGCTGAGGCTGGCGCCGGGGGGCCTGCGCAGCGGGCGGCCGCCCCTGCAGCCCCGCGTGCAGCTGGAGGAGCGGGGCCTGCAGCGCGGAGACTTCTCGCTTTGGCTGCGCCCGGCCCAGCGCGCGGACGCGGGCCAGTACCACGCCACGGTGAACCTCCGGGACCGGGACCGCGCCCTCACCTGCCGCCTCCATCTGCGCGTGGGCCAGGCCTCCA TGACCGCCAGCCCCGGAGGGCCTCTCAGGACCTCTGACTGGGTCGTCTTGAACTGCTCCTTCAGCCGCCCTGACTTCCCAGCCTCTGTGCAGTGGTTCCGGGGCCCGGGCCGAGTCCCTGTTCACAAGTCTCCCCATCACCACTTGGATGGGAGCTTCCTCTTCCTGCCCAGAGTCAGCCGGGTAGACTCTGGGCTCTGGGGCTGCATCCTCACCTACGGAGATGGCTTCAGTGTCTCCAGCACGTACAGCCTCACCGTTCTGG ATCCCGAGCCTCCAGTCCCTCTGACAGTGTACGCAGGAGCAGGTTCCCGCGTGGAGctgccctgccacctgccccctgGCGTAGGCACCCCGTCTTCCCTCACTGCCAAGTGGGCCCCTCCTGGGGGAGGCCCTgacctgctggtggctggagacAATGGCAACTTCACCCTTCGCCTGGAGGCTGTGagcctggcccaggctgggaccTACACCTGCCGCATCCATCTGCAGGGGCAGCAGCTCATTACCACCGTCACTCTGGCAGTCATCACAG TGACTCCCCAATCCTTCGGGTTACCTGGCAACCTGAGAAAACTTCTTTGTGAGGTGACTCCGGCATCGGGACAGGAGCGCTTTGTGTGGAGCCCCCGGGACAAGTCTGCGAGGGGTTCCCCAGGACCCTTgctggaggtgcaggaggccagCCTCCTTTCCCAGCCCTGGCAGTGCCATCTGTACCAGGGGGACAGGCTTCTCGGAACAGCGGTCTACTTCACGGAGCGGCCTGGCTCAG GCGCCCAGCGCTCCGAGAGAGCCCCAGGATCCCTGAAAACAGGCCACCTCTCTCTCCTTATCGCCCTCGgtgtcctcctcctgctcctggtgGCGACTGGAGCCTTTAGCTTTCACCTTTGGAGAAGACCG TGGCGGCCAAGAAGATTCTCTGCTTTAGAGCATGGGATTCACCCACCTCAGCCTCAGAGCAAGATAGGGGATCTGGAACAAGAACCAGAGCCGGAGCTGGAGCCGGAgctggagccggagccggagccggagccggagctggagccggagccggagccacAGCCAGAGCAGCCCTGA
- the PTMS gene encoding parathymosin, translating into MSEKSVEAAAELSAKDLKEKKEKVEEKASRKERKKEVVEEEENGAEEEEEETAEDGEEEDEGEEEDEEEEDDDDEGPALKRAAEEEDEADPKRQKTENGASA; encoded by the exons ATGTCGGAGAAGAGCGTGGAGGCAGCGGCCGAGTTGAGCGCCAAG GacctgaaggagaagaaagagaaggtggaggagaaggcgagcCGGAAAGAGCGAAAGAAAGAAGTGGTGGAG gaggaggagaatggagccgaggaggaagaagaggaaaccGCTGAGGACGGAGAGGAAGAGgatgaaggagaagaagaag atgaggaagaagaagatgatgacGACGAGGGGCCCGCGCTGAAGAGAGCTGCTGAAGAGGAG GATGAAGCTGATCCCAAGCGGCAGAAGACAGAAAATGGGGCATCGGCATGA